A region of the Geomonas subterranea genome:
ACTTCCGCTGCGTGCGCCCCCCGGTGCGTCATCACAGAAGGCATGAGATGATGCTCCGCGCGCAGGAATTGACCTGCTCACCCAGGTGCACCAGCACGAGCACCTGCTGCATGGTCAACCAGCGGTAGTCGGGGGGAAGCGCCAGTTCGACCCCCTCGGGAAGCCTCAGGATACGGTGCAGGTTGTATTCGCGGTAAAAACGCGCCCCTTCCTCGGCCTGGCGGCTCTCGTGGACCAGCGGAAAGCGGCCGGGTGCGGAAAACTCCCCGAACAGGAACGGCTTTTCCAGCTTCTGGTTCCCTTCGTAGTTCCCTTGCGTGAACTGGGCCGTGGGGGCGAGTTGCACCGTGGTGCGGTTGCCGGCCTCCGCCTTGGCCTGCATCAGAAGTTCCGTCCCGTCGGGCCCCTCGCGGAGCAGCAACCCGATGATCCCGGGGGCGGGATTTTCGATGATCGGCTGTCCCCATGAGCCCACCTCCCTGGTTTGCGAGGAGACCGTTAGCCCCACGATCCGGAAAAAGGCCCCGGATACGTGGGAGAAGTACCCCTTTTCGTCCAGGCGCCACTCCGTAAGATCGTGGAGGCCGATGCGCCTGGTCAGCATATGCGTCACGGCCCTGCAGTCGTCCAGCCACTGCAGCGTATCCCGCAGCCCCTCCCGCCCGGCTGTGGAAACCGTTCCCCCCGCGCTCCCGTCGCTGACGAGGCAGGCCAGGATGCTGCGCGTGCAGGCGTTTACCAGGTTGTCGCGGCGGATGAGGGTCGCGATCTGGCGCAGGGTCAGCCAGATGAACCCCTCGGGAAGTTCGACCGGCACCTCATCCCCCGCCACGATGATCATGTTGCGATTGGACTTGTACAGGAACCTACCGCCATCCTCGGTTTGCAGGCGGGCAAACAGCCGCCGGGCAGGGTCCGGCTCGATGAAGCGTTCGATGAAGAGCGGCCTCCCCCCGCCATGAGCTCTGGTGTAGTTGCTGTAGGTGGCCTGGACGGTCGGGGAGAGCTGGACCCCTCCCACGTTGCCCGGTTCTTCCTTGGCCTGGAGGCAGAAGTGGAGAGTGCCGTCGATGTATTTGGCCAGGATCCCGAGAATCCCGATTTCCGGCTGCTCGATGATCGGCTGGTCCCATTCCAGTTGGTGGTGCCTCACCCGGTGCCGGACGTGCACCCCCATCACGCTGAAGAAGCGACCGCTGTCATGCCGGATGTTTCCGCTCGCCGGTTCCCTGTGCCACCCCTGCACCGCGTCCAGTGGGACCTGCATGTTACAGAGCGAACATCTCTCGCGCGACGCGGCGACCCACCGGTCGACGAAGGCATCGTCGTGCAGGGCAAAGCCGCCGCTTCTCGAACCGGCGACCCCGGCTGCGTGGCCGGGCGAAAGGGTGACGCCTGCCGCGAGTATCGCGGCGCTCATATTAGCCGCCATTGCGGTCCCTCCTCGCGGCCCAGGTCTCCCTGACGATGAATTGCGGCTCCTGGTTCAGCTTGAGATAGATGCGCCCCACGTACTCGCCCACGACCCCCGTCGCCAGCAGCTGGACTCCCCGGAAGAACATGGTGATGGAGTTCAGCGATTGGATGTCGCTTGGGTCGTTCAGCATGGGTAGCCATCCCCGGATCAGCATGACGGAGACGGAGTAGATCCCCGAGAGGGTCAGGATCGCTCCCGCGATGGCCAGCAGGCGCAGCGGGATCAGCGAATAGCTCACGAAGACGTTGCCCCAGAGATCGATGAGCTTCTTGACTGTGTAACCGGACCTCCCTTCGCGGCGCGCGTCATGCCGCACCTCGACCGTGCCGATATTGCGGGTGCTGCGCAAGACGAGGGCATCGAGGTAGACGTTCGGGCTTTTGTGTGCGACGAGCTGGTCCACCAGGAAGCGGTTCATCACCTTGAAGCTCGACAGGTAGAGGTTGGCCGGCTTGTCGAGGGTGACGCGGGCAACCGTACCGTTGAGGTAGCTCCCGAGGTTGCGGAACCAGCTGTCGCTTTTTTTCGGGTATTGGCAGTAGACCACGTCGTACCCCTTGGCTATCTCGGCCAGCAGCTTGGGCACCTCCGCGGGCGGGTTCTGGAAGTCGTCGTCCATGACGACCACGTAGTCGCCGCGCGCCTGGTTCAGCCCGGCCATCACCGCGTTGTGTTCACCGAAATTGCGGGACAGGGAGAGATAGGTCACCGTCTCCGGCGATGCGACGTGAAGCTGACGACAGACGGCATCGGAGCCGTCGCGGCTGTAATCATTCACCAGCACGATCTCGAGCCGGTAATGGTCCTTTAGGTGAGAGACCAGGGCCTGGCACAGGGGCGCGATGGTCGTCTCGGCGTTGAAGACAGGGATGACGATAGATATGAGGGGCATGGCACTCTTTCACGCTGGTGTCCACGGGGGACGTGGCAAGACTTCCGGCACGCGCGACAAGGCACGACGGCTCGACCGCGCAGCTTCAAGCAGGCGGGACGGGGCGCACCGTGGGCGCAGGTATGACGCGACCCGGCCTTGTGACGGATGCCACAGGCGAAGGTGCAGTACACCGGCCGGTTTGGAAACGAGTCAGGGGATCAGCAGGAGGGTGGGGAACGACCGGGAAGGGTCGGCGTGCAGGGGCTCTCGGTATGAGCTGCCAGGAGCCCGGTCAATGCGACGAGGCGTCCGATCGGTTCGTTGAGGTTGTGGTGGTGGAATTCACCGTCGATGGCGTGGAGGGGGAAAGTATCGCTGCAATTGGATGCGGATGCCTGCTTCTGGACGCACAGGTTGAGGACGGCCCGCGGCTTGGGCTTGGGCCCCGGGGAACGGTCGAGGAGCGCGATCCTCATGCCTGCGAAGACCAGGAAGAAGATCACGGCGAACGCCGCCGCAACTTTTACCTTTCTGCTGTTCACCATCGGTCCCAGGGCTGGCTCCACAAGATCACGCCCCACCGGAATTTGGCTGACAGTTTCAACTGCAGAACAGGTAAGGCGACGCGAAACATAACGTGAAACGGGTCGACAAGTCAACACCAAATTAGACGAGACACATTCAAAAAAGTAGAACCCGCGCACACGGAGCGAGCCTGCAAAGCGAACAGGGATGAAGGGGATAAAAGGGATAAGGAAAGTGGTAAAGGGGGCTCCGGGTCGGATCCCCTTTTTTGTTGTGCCATCCCTTCGCCCCCCGGGAGAGGGGCAGGGGTGAGGGCGCCGCCACGAGGAGGATCTACCTTCGCGGCACCTCCCTCCACTGGGGGCACCCTCTCCCGGGGGAAGAGGGGTATCCAGGTAGGGCGGAGGATCTTACGCGCCGATCTTCAGAAAGTTCCTTACCCCGGTGAAGACGATCTGGGCGGCGAGGGCGGCGACGAAGAGGCCGGTCAACTTGCTCAGGATGGTGATCCCCTTCTTGCCGACGATGTGCTCGATGAACGAGGCGCAGACCAGCAGTATCCCGACGCAGAGAACCGCCATGGCGAGGGCGGCAAGCCCCACGAACACCTGCCAGTTGTGCTGCACCTCGGCGCCCATGACCAAAAGCGCGCCGGTGGTCCCGGGACCGACCGTCACCGGTATCGCCAGGGGCACCACGGAGATGGCGCCGCGCTTTTCGCTCGGAGGCGCGCTGTCGTCGCCGTGCACCATGTGCACCGCAGAGAGGAAGAGGAGGCTTCCCGCACCGATCCTGAAGGAGTCGAGCGTGATGCCGAACAGGGAGAAGAGGGTGTTGCCGAAGGAGTACAGGACGAAGCAGGCGACCAGGACGGCGAGGGTCACCCGCAGGGCCGTGGCGCGCCGCTCACCGGCGGTCAACTCGGGGGTCATGGCCAGGAAGGTGGAGAGCACGAAGAAAGGGGTGAGCAGGAAGAAGAACCTGATCCACACGGTGAAGAAAAAATCCGAATAAGCTTCCATCCTGTTACTGGTTCTCCTTTATTCGGACCTCCACGGTGGCAGCGTGAGTAGTCGGCATGGTCAAAGTTGTAGGGGCGAATAATTATTCGCCCCTACCGACACCCGCACGCTTACCCCCACAGGGAAGGTCCAGTTATTGCGCTATCTTGAGCACGATCTTGCCGAAGTGCTTGTCTTCTTCCATCATCCGGTGCGCCTCGACCACCTGGTCGAGGGGGAACACCTTCTCTATGATCGGCACGATGGTGCGGTCCGCAAACTTGGGCATCGCGCGGCGCACGAACTCGGCGGCGATCTCACCCTTCTCGGAAACCGGACGGGAGCGGAGCACGCTGCCGATGATCTGCTGACGCTTCACCATCATGAGCGCGAGGTTCAGCTCGGCCTTGATGCCGGAGATGACGCCGATGACGACCAGCCTCCCCTTGTACCCCAGGGAGTTCATGTTGGGGGCCAGGTACTTGGCGCCGACATGGTCCAGGATCACGTCGACACCTTTCTTGTTGGTGAATTCCTTGACCGCCTCGCTGAAATCGGGGGTCTCGCGGAAATTGATCACCAGGTCCGCGCCCAGTTCCTTGACGCGCTCGATCTTCTCCGGGGACGCGGTGACGATCAGCTTGGCGTTGGGCACCAGGGCCTTGCAGAGCTGGACCGCCGCGGTGTTGACCCCCCCGCCGCCGCCATGAAGGATCGCCGTCTGGCCGTCCTCCAGCCCGCCGATCATGAATACGTTGAGAAACGCGGTGATGTAGGACTCGCAGATGCAGGCGGCCTCTTCGAAGCTGACCGTATCCGGGATCGGCATCAGGTGGTTGGCGTAGGCCACGGCGTACTCGGCGTAACCGCCCCCCCCCACCAGCGACACGACCCGGTCACCCACCTTCCAGCCGCTGACGCCCGCTCCCAGTGCCTCGACGACGCCGGCCACTTCGAGTCCCAGGATCTCGGAGTCGCCGGGCGGGGGGGGATATTTCCCTTCGCGCTGCACCAGGTCGGGGCGGTTTATCGAGGTGGCGTGAACCTTGATCAGCACCTCGTTTTCCTTGGGAGCGGGCTTGTCCACCTCGCCCACCTTGAGCACCTCGACGCCGCCGAAACCTTCCATCAGTACCGCTTTCATGGCCTTCCTCCTGTATCGATTGAATTCATGGCGGCCGGGTGAACCGGCCGCGATAGTGTATACGCGCGCACACTATCTCAAAAATGTGCGCCGTTTATCAACGGAATTCTCTCAACGGGAGGGAAAAAATCAGCGGAACTTTATGGCGGTCCCCCGCGCGGTCATCTCGCTCTTGGGGAAGAAGATGAAGGTGTCCATCTCCACTTTCACTTCGGGAAGGATGACGGCATCGGCGCCGATCTTGGCCGCCTCCGCACGCAAGGCGTCGTTGGCCCAGTTGTAATCGGCGGGAGTGAGGTCCTCCCTGGCGCCGTAACGCACCCGGTGCACCTCGATGGTCCCCACTTTCTGATAGGGTCGCAGGAGTTCCTCCTGGGTCAGGATGGGGGGGGCGTCGCGCCTGTAAGCGACGTGGGTGCAACCGCCGCAAAGCACGGCGCTGAGCAGCAAAAGCAGAGCGAGGTGGTTTTTCAGTAGCCGCTTGGTCGCGTTCATGCACTCTCCCTATCAGGGGACGTCCCCCTTCAGCATTGTTCCAGGGTCACAGTTTAACTGCCATTTTCCCACTTTACAACACTCTTTTGGGCATGATAGTATTTCGCGTTTCATTCATAAACTGATCGGAAAGGAAGCAGATCATGTCAGGCCATAATAAATGGAGTACCATCAAGCACAAGAAAGGCGCCGCGGATGCCAAACGCGGCAAAATATTCACCAAGCTGATCAAGGAAATCACCGTTGCCGCGAAGCTCGGCGGTGGCGACCCGGATGGGAACCCGCGCCTGAGGACTGCTATCGATAAGGCAAAAGGCGAGAACATGCCCAAGGACAACGTCGAGCGCGCCATCAAGAAGGGCGTGGGCGGGATGGAAGGGGTGAACTACGAGGAGACCACCTACGAAGGGTACGGCCCGGGCGGCACCGCGGTGCTGGTCGAAGTCATGACCGACAACCGCAACCGCACCGTCTCCGACGTGAGGAGCACCTTCTCCAAGTGCAACGGCAACATGGGCGAGACCGGCTGCGTCTCCTGGCTCTTCGACAAGAAGGGGCTCCTCGTGTACCCGAAGAGCACCGACTTCGACAAGCTGTTCGAGGCTTCCATCGAGGCCGGCGCCGACGACGTGGTCGATGAAGAAGAGCAGTACGAGGTACTGACCGACCCGACCGCGTTCCACCAGGTAAAGACCGCGCTCGAGGCGGCAGGGTTCAAGCCCGAGTCCGCCGAGATCACCATGATCCCGCAGACCATGGTCAAGCTTGAAGGGAAGAACGCCGAGAACATGCTGAAGCTCATGGACCGTCTCGAGGACAACGACGACGTCCAGAACGTCTACGCCAACTTCGACATCTCCGCCGAGGACATGGAAAAGATGATGTAGCAAAAGCGTGTTGTTTTGTGGTACTAAGAGCGCGGGCATCCCCCGCGCTTTTTTATTTGAACCAAAGACAAAACTATTTGCCACAGAGAAAATCTGAGAACTTCTGAGAGAACCTAAAGCTGAGAGAGCCAACGGCTTTTGTCTCTACTCAAAGTCTTTGCCTTTCTCAGATTTCCTCTGATTTTCTCCGTGGCTAACGGTTTTAAGGTTTTGACCATGATCATTCTCGGCATAGACCCAGGCTCCCGCAAGACCGGCTACGGCCTCATCTCCAAACAGGGAAACCGCCTGATCCACATCGACAACGGCGCCATCTTCACCCAGAGCGCCAAGGACTTCCCGCAGCGGCTGGAAAAGATCTTCACCGGTCTTTCCGCCATCATCGCCGAGTTCCAGCCGGAAGTGGTGGCGGTGGAGAACGTCTTTCTCGCCAAGAACGCAATGAGCGCGCTGAAGCTCGGACAGGCGCGCGGAGCCGCCATCGTCGCCGCGGTCAACGTGGGGCTCCCCGTCCACGAGTACACCGCGATGCAGGTGAAACAGGCGGTGGTGGGGACCGGCCGCGCCGAGAAGACCCAGGTGCAGCAGATGATCAAGGCGCTCTTGAACCTCCCCGAGGTGGCCCAGGAGGACGCCTCCGACGCCCTCGCCGTCGCCATCTGCCACGCCCACTCCGCCGGCATCGGGAGTCTGTTGAAAAGCATGAGGTAGAGCCCGATTTTTCATTGTCAGTCCCGATTGGCGATGTTCTCCGTTAGTCCCCTCTCCCGCCGGGGGAGGGTGCCCGAAGGGCGGGTGAGGGAGGATTCGCTCGCTAATCCCCTCACCCTAGCCCTCCCCCAAAGGGAGAGGGGATGCTATCAGTTGTCCATTGAGGTTTAAATGATCGCCCTTCTCACCGGCAAGATCGCACACAAGGCCCCCGACTACGTCATCCTGGACGTGAACGGCGTGGGCTACCAGGTATTCATCCCCTTCTCCACCTACTACGCCCTTCCCGCCGAGGGGAGCACCGCGACGCTGCAGATCCACACCTCGGTCAAAGAGGACGCAATAAACCTGTACGGCTTCCGTACCCAGCAGGAGAAGGAACTGTTCCAGCTGCTGATCGGCGTCTCAGGGGTCGGCCCCAAGCTCGCAAACGGCATCCTCTCCAACAGCGAACCGGCGGAGCTTTCCGAATCGCTGGTGAGCGGCAACATCGCGAGGCTTTCCGCCATCCCCGGCATCGGCAAGAAAACCGCGGAGCGTCTCGTGCTGGAACTGAAGGAAAAGATGAAGAAGCTGGGGTTGGCGCCCTCCACGCCCGGCACCGCTGCGGCGCCGCCCAAACCGGAGGTCCGCGAGGATGTCCTCTCCGCGTTGATCAACCTGGGCTACAAGGAGAATGTAGTACAAAAAGCACTGGCTGAGCTGAAATTCCCCGAAGATGCCACAGTGGAGTCAGGTCTCAAACTGGCCCTGAAGAAACTGATGAAATAGTCACCTGCCGGAGCCCGCAGAACGTGCTCCGGCACTGGCATTTCCCTCCTCTAGATCCCATCCCCCCCCGTCAGAAAGAACCTCCCTTGTCTGCGCACTCTTTTTCACTTTTTTATGAGTGCCGCATTCCGCCATGCGATTGAATGTAATCCTCGATAGGATACAATTACCGTGATCTTTTGTTGACTTAGCATAAACTTGATCCTGGAAGGAAAAAACTATGCGTACGACAATGAGGACGGTGATGGTTTTCCTGATGGTTCTGGCTGTGCCTATGACAGGCATCTGTGCCCCAGCAAAGGAGCGTAGCGGATCGGTAACCTTTTCCATAACGCTCGACTCCCCCCAGCAGGCACAGAACGTCAAGATGTGGTTCCCCTACCCCACCTCGGACCTCAACCAGAAGATCGAGAACCTCCACTTCGACGGCAACTATGCCACCTTCACGCTATCCCGCGAGCCGCAAAGCGGTGCGCTTTACCTGTACACCGAATGGCGCGGGCCGCAGAAAGAGAGGCACCTGAACGTGACCTTCGACGCCACGGCGCAGGAGCGCAAGGTGTCGAGGCTGGTGGAGCGCCCCGCCCCCATCCCGGCGGAAGTCGCCAAGTACGTGAAATCGGAATTCTGGATTCCCTCCGACGACAAGAAGGTCAAGGCACTCTCGCACCGGATCACCGCCGGCAAGAAGGGGATCCTCAACAAGTCCCGCGCCGTCTATGACTGGGTGGTCGACAACACCAAGCGCGACCCGAAGGTGCCGGGGTGCGGCGTCGGCAACGTGCAGGCCACCCTGGCCGCCCGCAGCGGCAAGTGCGCCGACATCAGCACCCTCTTCGTCGCCCTGGCGCGCGCCTCCGGCGTTCCCGCCCGCGAGGTCTTCGGCCTGAGGCTTGGGCGCCCGGGACAGACCGACATCTCCAACGGGCACCACTGCTGGGCCGAATTCTACCTCCCCGGCACCGGCTGGGTGCCGGTGGACCCGGCCGACGTCAGCAAGGCGGTCCTGGAGAAGAACCTCAGCGTGGCGGCGGCCAAGCCGTATCGCGAATACTACTTCGGCGCGGTGGACGAATTCCGCATCGTGCTGCAAAAGGGGGAGCGTGGCATCGTCTTCACCGAGGGGAACAAGGAAAAGGTGAACTACTTCATGTACCCCTACGCCGAGGTGGACGGCAAGAGCCTCGACTACTGCCGCCCTGACACCTTCGCCTATACCGTGAAGTTCCGGGAACGCTGATCTCCCGTGCCGCGCGCCTGCCTTCCACACGACCGGGGACCACTCCCCGCCACCGCCCCAAAAGGGGAGCCCCGGGAGCCTTCATGCGCCTGAGCCTCAACATCTCCATCAACCTGATACTCCTACTGGTCATCCTGGCGCTCGGCAGTACCATCGGTTTTTTCTTCGTTTCCCAGCAAAGGGCGATCCTGCATGAAAACCTGTCACACCGGGTGGAGATGATAGGACGCCAGGTCACCAGCGACGTCTACACGCCACTGGTGGAGGGGGAACTGGGGCATGTCGCCCGCGTGCTCGAGTCGGCGACCGTTGACCCGGAAGTCGCCTTCGTCATGGTGAAGTCCCTGGACGGGGAGGTACTGGCGGCACGCTGGATGAAAGAGGTTACCGGAGGTGTGCAGGAATTCGATTTCCCGGTGCGGGCGCAGTCCAGGGAGAGCATGGCCCGCAGCGAGATGACGTTCGGCACGATAACCTCCATCGCCAGCGGGGGACCGGTCGCCATGATCGCCGTGGGGATCGACCTGGAACCGATCACCCAAAGGGAGCGGGCCCTGGTGATCAGGACCGCGTTGGCCGTGGTGCTCGGTTCGCTCATCGCCCTGTTCCTGGGCCTCGTCATCGTCCGCAGGCTGCTGAACCGCTCCATCACGCCGCTTCTGGACGGCATCCGGGAGATCACCTCGGGAGACTTCTCGAGCCGCGTCCATCAGGACCGCCACCGGGAAATCGCCGAAATCGGCGCGGCTTTCAACGAGATGGCGGAACGCTTCTCCACCACGCTGATCACCAAGCACGAACTGGAAGAGACCGTGGCCAGGCGAACCGTGCAGTTGCGGCAGGCCCTGGAGGATCAGATCAGGATTCGGGAAGCGCTCGCGGAGCGCGAGGAGCATATCCGGCTGCTGTTCAACTCGACGGCGGAGGCCATCTTCGCCATCGACCGCGGCGGGACCTGTACCTTCTGCAACCCCGCCTGTGTCAGGCTTTTGGGTTACGAAACAGCCGAGGAAATCATCGGCAACCACATGCACACCTTTCTTGGGCATGCCGCCTCCGATGGAACCGCAATGGAGGAGTACGAATGTCCCATCTGCCGGATGCTGGCCGCCGGTCACGGCAGCCATAACCTGAACGAGAACTTCCGCAAGCAAGATGGCACCGCCATCCCCGTGGAGTACTGGTCCCATCCCATCATGCGTGACGGGGAACTGGTCGGAGGCGTGGTCACCTTCCTCGACATCTCCCAGCGCAATATGCTGGAGAGACAACTGCTCCAGGCGCAGAAACTGGAGGGGATCGGCGTCCTGGCTGGGGGGATCGCGCACGACTTCAACAACCTGCTCACCGCGATCATCGGCGGCGCCGAAATAGCGCTCATCGACATCCCCGCCGAGACCAAGGGGGCCAGGGCCATCCACGGCGTGCTCGACGCGGCCACCCGGGCCGCCGACCTCACCCGGCAGATCCTCGCCTTCAGCCGGAAGCAGGTTCTCTCCATGAAGGAGTTGAACCTCAACGACGAGGTGCTGTCACAATCGAAGATGCTGCGCCGCCTGATCAGCGAGGACATAAAATTCCAGGTAAACCTCGCCTCCGACGATCTGTGCATCAGGGCCGACGCCGCGCAGCTGCAGCAGGTCCTTTTAAACCTGGCGGTCAACGCCCGTGATGCCATGGCACCCGGTGGGACCATCACCATAGAAACCACGGGGGTCGTGCTGCAGAAGTCGGACCGCTGGATCGAGGAGGGGATGCCTCCCGGGCGCTATGCCGTGATCTCGGTGAGCGACACGGGTTCGGGTATGGATGAGACGACCAGGTCCCGCATCTTCGAGCCCTTCTTCACCACCAAGGGGCCCGGCGAGGGGACCGGTCTCGGCCTCTCGACGGTGCATGGCGTGGTCAAGCAGCACCAGGGGAGCATCTCCGTGTATAGCGAGCCGGGCAGGGGTACCACCTTCCGAATCTACCTCCCCCGCATCGACAGGATAGAGGCTGCCCAACCGGCACCCGAGGCGGCCGCCATTCCGCGTGGGGAGGGGAAAATCCTGGTGGTCGAGGACGAAAAGGCGGTGCGCGACTTCCTGGAAAGCGCGCTGCAGGATCACGGCTACAGCGTGACCAGCGTGGCGAGCGGTCCCGAGGCGATGGAGGCGTGCGCCGGCACCAGCTTCGACCTGATGGTCTCCGACGTGGTGATGCCCGGGATGAGTGGCCCGGAGCTGTACCAGGCCATCAGGGAGCGGCAACCGCAGCTCAAGGTGATGTTCATTTCCGGCTACCCCGCGAAGTCCGTTTCGTTGCAGGACATACTCCAGTGGGACGCCCCCTTTCTAGCCAAGCCATTCTCCGCGAAGGTGCTTCTCGCCAAGACACACGAGCTGATGTCCTCCCCCGCGCCCGCCGGGCATGCCCCTTGACCTTTACCCTCAACTGTTATAATTTGGCTCCCTGCATTCGGGCGGCATGAGCCGCCGGCAAGGAGAGGTATGAGCCGCTTTATCAGCGCCGAGAGGTCCGAAGACGACCTTCTAGAAGCATCACTGCGCCCCCGAGCGCTGGCGGACTACGTGGGACAGGAGAAGGCGAAGGGGAACCTCGGGCTCTTCATCGACGCCGCGCGCGGCAGGGGCGAGGCGCTGGACCACGTGCTTTTGTACGGCCCGCCGGGACTGGGGAAGACCACCCTGGCCAACATCATCGCCTGCGAGATGGGGGTGAACATCAAGTCCACCTCAGGGCCCGTGATCGAGCGCCCCGGCGACCTGGCCGCCATCCTGACCAACCTGGAGCCGCACGACGTCCTCTTCATCGACGAGATCCACCGCCTCTCCCACGTGGTGGAGGAGATCCTCTACCCCGCCATGGAGGACTTCCAGCTCGACATCATCATCGGCCAGGGACCGAGCGCGCGCACCATCAAGCTCGACCTCCCCAAGTTCACCCTGGTGGGCGCCACCACCCGCGCCGGTCTCCTCTCCTCGCCGCTCAGGGACCGCTTCGGCGTCATCTCCCGGCTCGAGTTCTACACCCACGACGAGCTCGCCTTCATCATCACCCGCTCCGCGCGCATCTTCGGCATGGAGATCGCGCCGGACGGCGCGCTGGAACTGGCGCGCAGAAGCCGCGGCACACCGAGGATCGCCAACCGTCTGCTGCGCCGCGTGCGCGACTTCGCCCAGGTGCGTGCCGACGGCGTGATCACCCGCGCGGTAGCGGACCAGGCGCTGGCGCTTCTCGAGATCGACGACATGGGTTTCGACACCATGGACCGGGCCATCCTTTTGAC
Encoded here:
- the ruvB gene encoding Holliday junction branch migration DNA helicase RuvB, which gives rise to MSRFISAERSEDDLLEASLRPRALADYVGQEKAKGNLGLFIDAARGRGEALDHVLLYGPPGLGKTTLANIIACEMGVNIKSTSGPVIERPGDLAAILTNLEPHDVLFIDEIHRLSHVVEEILYPAMEDFQLDIIIGQGPSARTIKLDLPKFTLVGATTRAGLLSSPLRDRFGVISRLEFYTHDELAFIITRSARIFGMEIAPDGALELARRSRGTPRIANRLLRRVRDFAQVRADGVITRAVADQALALLEIDDMGFDTMDRAILLTIIDKFGGGPVGLDTIAAAISEESDTIEDVYEPFLIQNGFLNRTPRGRVATAAAYSHFGRIAPEPPQGRLF